A window of Haloarchaeobius litoreus contains these coding sequences:
- a CDS encoding 3-oxoacyl-ACP synthase has protein sequence MSGTGPDRGGPEPDGGTDDTTVALTGYGTYVPDETVSGAEIAAESGIPEAVVVEKMGLREKHVCPPDDDHATGMAVAAGREALADAGLEPADLDLVCYHGSEYKDHVVWSAAAAIAEELGAENAYANESYALCAGAPLAIRQTKAQLLADHVDRALLVTASREEDLVDYGNERSSFMFNFGSGASAMVLESDPDEEWVRATVGESAAVTDGSFADDVVMPAGGSKRPPSHDTVDSGLHTLDVPDQESMKERLAEVSLPNFREVAETAMDRSGVESVDFLAVTHMKRSFHEYLCDDLGCDPESDAYYLDDYGHVQSADQILALDEGLSRGRVEPGDDVLFLAAGTGYTWAATCLSWRG, from the coding sequence GTGAGCGGGACCGGGCCCGACCGCGGCGGGCCCGAACCCGACGGCGGCACCGACGACACGACCGTCGCGCTCACCGGCTACGGCACCTACGTCCCCGACGAGACCGTCTCCGGCGCGGAGATCGCCGCCGAGAGCGGCATCCCCGAGGCGGTCGTCGTCGAGAAGATGGGCCTGCGCGAGAAGCACGTCTGTCCGCCCGACGACGACCACGCGACCGGCATGGCCGTCGCCGCCGGCCGCGAGGCTCTCGCCGACGCGGGACTCGAACCGGCGGACCTCGACCTCGTGTGCTACCACGGCAGCGAGTACAAGGACCACGTCGTCTGGTCGGCCGCGGCCGCCATCGCCGAGGAGCTGGGGGCGGAGAACGCCTACGCGAACGAGTCGTACGCACTCTGTGCCGGTGCGCCGCTGGCCATCCGCCAAACTAAGGCGCAGCTGCTCGCCGACCACGTCGACCGCGCGTTGCTCGTCACAGCGAGCCGGGAGGAGGACCTCGTCGACTACGGCAACGAGCGCTCGTCGTTCATGTTCAACTTCGGCTCCGGTGCGAGCGCGATGGTGCTCGAATCGGACCCCGACGAGGAGTGGGTTCGGGCGACCGTCGGCGAGAGCGCGGCCGTCACCGACGGCTCGTTCGCCGACGACGTGGTGATGCCCGCCGGCGGCTCGAAGCGCCCGCCGAGTCACGACACGGTCGACTCCGGGCTGCACACGCTCGACGTACCCGACCAGGAGTCGATGAAGGAACGGCTCGCCGAGGTGAGCCTGCCGAACTTCCGCGAGGTCGCAGAGACGGCGATGGACCGCTCCGGCGTCGAGTCGGTCGACTTCCTCGCCGTGACGCACATGAAGCGGTCGTTCCACGAGTACCTCTGCGACGACCTCGGCTGCGACCCCGAGTCGGACGCCTACTACCTCGACGACTACGGCCACGTCCAGTCCGCCGACCAGATTCTCGCGCTGGACGAGGGGCTGTCTCGGGGGCGGGTCGAACCCGGCGACGACGTGCTCTTCCTCGCCGCCGGCACCGGATACACCTGGGCGGCGACCTGTCTCAGCTGGCGGGGGTAG
- a CDS encoding universal stress protein: protein MYDDILLPTDGSDGIDAAAEHAAVLADRFDATVHVLSVVDTRNRFESPTSGLSPEVWDKAERERADVAIEGTVEALPDDLPVETYRREGVPRKEILGFVEDEPVDMVVMGTHGRTGLDHYFIGSVAEQVVRTSPVPVVTVRLSE, encoded by the coding sequence GTGTACGACGATATCCTCCTGCCGACCGACGGGAGCGACGGTATCGACGCCGCAGCCGAGCACGCCGCGGTCCTCGCCGACCGGTTCGACGCGACGGTCCACGTGCTCTCGGTCGTTGACACGCGGAACCGATTCGAGAGCCCCACCAGCGGCCTCTCGCCGGAGGTCTGGGACAAGGCGGAGCGCGAGCGCGCCGATGTAGCCATCGAGGGGACCGTCGAGGCGCTGCCCGACGACCTGCCGGTGGAGACGTACCGGCGCGAGGGCGTCCCGCGGAAGGAGATTCTGGGGTTCGTCGAGGACGAGCCGGTCGACATGGTCGTGATGGGCACCCACGGCCGGACCGGGCTCGACCACTACTTCATCGGGAGCGTCGCCGAGCAGGTGGTCCGGACGTCGCCGGTGCCGGTCGTCACGGTCCGGCTCTCCGAGTAG
- a CDS encoding tryptophan--tRNA ligase, with product MTRDTDAPPADDVLPDGGDAAAEGADDVALDPWGSSTVADYRKLFEEFGIEEFDELLPEIPKPHYLMRRGVIFGHRDYRPVAAAMRDDEPFAVLSGFMPTGDPHIGHKLVFDEIIWHQERGGDAYGLIADLEAHSARGLTWDEIDEHSRDYLLSLLALGFDAEDGELYRQSDNRELQDLAFELGIEANYSELQAIYGFDGETDVSHMQSVVTQMADILYPQLDEPKPTVIPVGPDQDPHIRLARDLATRMRFFKVTEAYASFEADDAERELLGEAWDALSELAAVRDAETTVRCVHAAQYLAHGESGVDFESDRPSVDVPEIEESARASVVKKLQSAGMEPFRPRTRFFDRQATDEAFEGLVDAVEGEKRVYEGHVDSFELDAEAAAELARQVEVDHGGYGFIPPSSIYHRFMTGLTGGKMSSSVPASHISLLDDPEDGYDKVKAATTGGRETAEEQRELGGEADDCPVYELYAYLLANDDDGLATEVYEECVNGERLCGGCKEQAAVLMREFLEDHQEKRAEAEELLDSLDIDLDSDRA from the coding sequence ATGACGCGCGATACGGATGCTCCACCGGCCGACGACGTGCTGCCCGACGGGGGCGACGCGGCGGCTGAGGGAGCCGACGACGTGGCGCTGGACCCGTGGGGCTCCTCGACCGTCGCGGACTACCGGAAGCTGTTCGAGGAGTTCGGCATCGAGGAGTTCGACGAGCTGCTGCCCGAGATCCCGAAGCCGCACTACCTGATGCGACGCGGGGTCATCTTCGGCCACCGCGACTACCGCCCCGTGGCGGCGGCGATGCGGGACGACGAGCCGTTCGCGGTGCTCTCGGGCTTCATGCCGACCGGCGACCCGCACATCGGGCACAAGCTGGTGTTCGACGAGATAATCTGGCACCAGGAGCGCGGCGGCGACGCCTACGGGCTCATCGCCGACCTCGAAGCCCACTCCGCCCGCGGGCTGACGTGGGACGAGATCGACGAGCACTCCCGGGACTACCTCCTGAGCCTGCTCGCGCTCGGCTTCGACGCCGAGGACGGGGAGCTGTACCGGCAGTCCGACAACCGCGAGCTGCAGGACCTCGCGTTCGAGCTCGGCATCGAGGCGAACTACTCGGAGCTGCAGGCCATCTACGGCTTCGACGGCGAGACGGACGTGAGCCACATGCAGAGCGTCGTCACCCAGATGGCGGACATCCTCTACCCGCAGCTCGACGAGCCCAAGCCGACGGTCATCCCGGTCGGGCCGGACCAGGACCCGCACATCCGCCTCGCGCGCGACCTCGCGACCCGGATGCGATTCTTCAAGGTGACCGAGGCGTACGCGAGCTTCGAGGCCGACGACGCGGAACGGGAGCTGCTCGGGGAGGCGTGGGACGCGCTCTCCGAGCTGGCCGCAGTTCGCGACGCCGAGACGACCGTCCGCTGCGTCCACGCCGCCCAGTACCTCGCCCACGGCGAGAGCGGGGTCGACTTCGAGTCCGACCGGCCGAGCGTCGACGTACCGGAGATCGAGGAGTCCGCCCGGGCGAGCGTCGTGAAGAAGCTCCAGTCCGCCGGTATGGAGCCGTTCCGGCCCCGAACGCGCTTTTTCGACCGACAGGCGACCGACGAGGCGTTCGAAGGGCTGGTCGACGCCGTCGAGGGCGAGAAGCGCGTCTACGAGGGCCACGTCGACTCGTTCGAACTCGACGCCGAGGCGGCAGCGGAGCTCGCACGGCAGGTCGAGGTCGACCACGGCGGCTACGGCTTCATCCCGCCGTCGTCCATCTACCACCGTTTCATGACCGGGTTGACGGGCGGGAAGATGTCCTCCTCGGTGCCGGCGAGCCACATCAGCCTGCTCGACGACCCGGAGGACGGCTACGACAAGGTGAAGGCGGCGACGACCGGCGGCCGGGAGACCGCCGAGGAACAGCGCGAGCTCGGCGGCGAGGCCGACGACTGCCCCGTCTACGAGCTGTACGCCTACCTGCTCGCGAACGACGACGACGGCCTCGCGACCGAGGTGTACGAGGAGTGCGTCAACGGCGAGCGTCTGTGCGGTGGATGCAAGGAACAGGCCGCCGTGCTGATGCGCGAGTTCCTCGAGGACCACCAGGAGAAGCGTGCCGAGGCCGAGGAACTCCTCGACAGCCTCGACATCGACCTCGACAGCGACCGCGCCTGA
- a CDS encoding sulfite exporter TauE/SafE family protein produces MNDPSSSGSIQKTFLKYQHVFVFLAPVLFVVGVYSFAPTGDPGAGYWLEYWWIFFFFLTGATIVNTVGISGSALFVPFLIFIYPVITGEGLSPETLVKIGLISESFGLSSSSLAFIQYGLVDRRLAGSLVLGAVPFVVAGALLSFIIPEPLFHALLGIALLAASYLLFRADLGHEEPAGSDDGAEQVSADGGAELPNDADKLGPAGVSTNADGIVTRVDRDGNDYEYSRGGYVERFLNYSVGGIFQGLAGFGIGELGIISMLRTKVPVRVAIGTNHIVVATTAVLASLVHVFGGGLVGGHTMNLATTRWDIVVWTVPAATLGGQIAPYVSAALDTGTIKKGVGVLFAVIAVALFLMATGGF; encoded by the coding sequence ATGAACGACCCGTCGTCGTCTGGGAGCATCCAGAAGACCTTCCTCAAGTACCAGCACGTGTTCGTGTTCCTCGCGCCGGTACTGTTCGTCGTCGGTGTATACTCCTTCGCACCGACCGGCGACCCCGGGGCGGGCTACTGGCTCGAGTACTGGTGGATATTCTTCTTCTTCCTCACCGGTGCCACCATCGTCAACACGGTGGGAATCAGCGGCTCCGCGCTGTTCGTGCCGTTCCTCATCTTCATCTACCCCGTCATCACCGGCGAGGGGCTCTCGCCCGAGACGCTCGTCAAGATCGGCCTCATCAGCGAGTCGTTCGGCCTCTCCAGCTCCTCGCTCGCGTTCATCCAGTACGGGCTGGTCGACCGGCGACTCGCCGGGTCGCTCGTCCTCGGCGCGGTGCCGTTCGTCGTCGCGGGCGCGTTGCTCTCGTTCATCATCCCCGAGCCGCTGTTCCACGCGCTGCTCGGCATCGCGCTGCTCGCCGCCTCCTACCTGCTGTTCCGGGCCGACCTCGGCCACGAGGAGCCGGCCGGGAGCGACGACGGCGCGGAGCAGGTGTCGGCCGACGGCGGAGCCGAACTCCCGAACGACGCGGACAAGCTCGGCCCGGCGGGTGTCTCCACCAACGCCGACGGAATTGTCACGCGAGTCGACCGCGACGGCAACGACTACGAGTACTCCCGCGGCGGCTACGTCGAACGGTTCCTCAACTACAGCGTCGGCGGCATCTTCCAGGGGCTGGCCGGCTTCGGCATCGGCGAACTCGGCATCATCTCGATGCTGCGGACGAAGGTCCCCGTTCGGGTCGCCATCGGCACCAACCACATCGTCGTCGCGACGACGGCCGTCCTCGCCTCCCTCGTCCACGTCTTCGGCGGCGGCCTCGTCGGCGGCCACACGATGAACCTCGCGACGACCCGCTGGGACATCGTCGTCTGGACCGTGCCGGCGGCGACCCTCGGCGGTCAGATCGCCCCGTACGTCTCGGCGGCACTCGACACGGGGACCATCAAGAAGGGCGTCGGCGTGCTGTTCGCCGTCATCGCGGTCGCGCTGTTCCTCATGGCGACCGGTGGGTTCTGA